Part of the Companilactobacillus zhachilii genome is shown below.
ACCCTACCGCATTCAACGACACTATGGATTCAATTAAAGACGCTATTGATGATAAAGCTGTTGGTTATGCAAAGGTCGATAGGGAGCTTGATAAGGACGAAAAAGCACTACGTGAGGAATCACAACGTCTATCGGCACGTGCTAAGGCTATCAATAACAACCGCCGTATCTTAAAGCAGAACTTACAAGATGCGATGGAAACCACAGGCAAAACTAAGATCAAGACTAAGGAATTCACTATCTATATTCAGAACAATCCGGCATCGGTCAAAATTCCAGATGAAGGTAAAATTCCAGCTTATCTCACTAAGAAAACTATCGTTCCTGATAAAACTCGTATCAAAGAATTATTAAAGGAAGGAAAAGATGTGCCTGGTGCCGAATTAAGTGTCAGTTCATCTTTACGGATTAGATAGGGATTGTATAAATTGAGAGATTACCAATTAGATGAATTACAAAAAATCTATAACTCATTTGATCATGGACATCGTTCAATAATTGTACAATCTCCTCCCTAGAACTGGAAAGACGGTTTTAATGGCTGAGATTGCTAAACGAGCGACTAATAAGGGTAATCGAATATTGTTCGTTGTTCATCGTAAAGAAATTGTTGACCAGGTTGTTAGAACTTTTAAACAGCAAGGTGTGGATATGTCCCTGGCAAAAATTGGAATGGTCCAAACAATTACTAGGCGTGTGGATAAACTCAAAGAACCGTCAATTATATTTGTCGATGAGGCACATCATGTTCTAGCTAAGAGCTACAGACGGATATTGGATAAATTCCCGAATGCGTTAAAACTACTATTTACAGCCACGCCTTACAGATTGAATGGCGAAGGATTTGAGAGTGTCGCTGACGATTTAATCCTGGGCAATTCAATCAAGCAATTAATCAAAGATGGATTCCTGGCACCTGTCGATTACTACGCACCAGTTCAATTAGATGTTTCACAACTTAAAACTAAGAGAAACGGTGAGTTTGATGAAAAATCTATTGAGGAAGCATTCAAACCTAAGGTTTATGGCAATGCCGTTAAAACTTTCAAGAAGTTAGCAGGCAATAAACAGGCTATTGCATACACATACAACGTGGCAAGTGCTGAACGACTGGCAAATGAATTAAACACCAATGGAATAGTAGCAAGAGCAGTAAGTGGTAATACACCAAAAGACAAGCGAGATTCGATTATTAACGATTATCGGGATGGAAAGATTCAAGTAGTAACCAATGCTGAATTATTTACGGAAGGTTTGGATTTACCGAATGTTGATGTAGTAATTATGCTACGTCCCACACAATCGTTATCGCTGTTTCTTCAATTCGCCATGAGGTGCATGAATCCGAGAAAAGGTAAGACAGCAATCATTATTGATCACGTTGGAAATGTTAACCGTTTCGGATTGCCAACACAGGCACATCACTGGACACTGGAAGGAAATAAAAAAGAAAAGTCTAGTCAATCAAGGGATGAAATAAAGCCTGTTACAACGTGTCCAAAGTGCTTCGCTACATTCTATCGCAAAGGTGATAAATGCCCGTTCTGTTGGGCAGAATTGACCGAAGAAAGAGTTCTGGAAGTAGTAGAAGACGCCAAGCTTGAAAAGGTCAAAGAAGAACGGCTACGTAAAGCCAAATTAATAATGGAAGATAACGTTATTAATAATGTGGCTGACAAGCGGCCAAATGAATTAAATAACTATGAAGAAATTAAAGCATTTGGCAAGCTTAATCATTACAAACCAGGTTGGGTTTACTTTTATGCAAAGAAAAGAGGATTTATTAAATGAGTATTTTACCAGAGAATAAGCCACACAAACCAATTGATACTCCCCATAATTTCTTTATTTATGGAGCTACCATGTCTGGAAAGAGTTACTTAGCTGAAAGGTTTCCGAGTCCATTATTTCTAAATACAGATGGTAATTCATTGGCTCAATCCGCACCAGCCATTCAAATTAGAAATGTTAAAAACGCTAATGGGCGGGGATTAAAACAAAGTGTTATTAATCAACTAGATGAAATTATAAGAGCATTACAGAACGAAAATCATTCATATAAAACGGTAGTTGTCGATGTTATTGATGATGTCTGTGTGATGTTAGAACAAGCAATATGTGCAGGAGAAGGGGTTCAAACACTTGCTGATATTGGCTATGGAAAAGGCTTTTCAATGTTCAATACAGTTCTTCAAGAACTAGTAATGGATTTAAAGGCATTGCCACTAAATGTGGTGTATATCAGCCGTGCGGTAACTGAGGGAGAAGGTATTCAAGCACACGAAGTACCTAGCCTTAGAACTAAGTATTACAACATTGTAAATGGAAATGCTGACCTAGTAATTTACACACAGCGAATTGGAAAACGCTATATCCGCAAGGTTACTGATAGACGAAAGGAATACATTCGTGAACAAATTAATGATTCTAAAATTTTACATATTTTAGATAATATTCCAGGAGTTTACGACAAGCCTGTCAAAACTTCAATTGAAGAACAAAAAAAAATTATTAAAGAACAAGAAGACAAACAAACTGAGGGAGATAAATAAATATGAGTTTACTAGATGCAAAGAACAATGCTTTAAAAGGATTTGATCCAAAGAAGGACGATCCAAATGCAATGGATCAAATTCCATCTGGAAAATATAAAGTTATTTTTAAAGGACTTGAACACAAAGCATCGGCTAAAGGCTGGGAACATTTAATGATTACGGTTCAAGTTTTAGAAGGAGAACACGCTGGAAAGATGGACTTTAATAGATTTTCACTTGAATCACCAACACCCGATAACATCGTCTCTGCCAGTATTAAATTGATTGCTAAATTAGCAGTGGCTTTGGGGATTACTTTAAAAGATGAAGATTGGACTGACTATGATACTTTGGCTGCCGCTTTCATTGATGGCAAAGGACAAGCAGTCGAAATGGAATTAAGTGTTCGTGAGAATAAGAAAAAACCTGATTTTCCTTATAAGACATACAATTTCAGTGGCATTCCTAATGATCCATTCAATTCAAACAATGCACCAGAAGTTGATGATTCAGAATTACCATTTTAATTAATAATTCAGTGCAGTAACACTTTAAATAATGCCAAATAGGGTGGAATGCCCGATAGGAGGAAGGACATGAAGAATTTAGTTAATTATGCAGTGGCTTACGCTGAAAAAGGCTTGAGCGTCCTTCCTATGTTTGATAAACAGCCATTAATAAAGTTTGCAGATAAACCAGCCTTAACACCTGATGAAGTTCGAAAAGTATGGGAAAAATTTCCATACGCACAGATTGCAATTAGAACAGTAAATATATTTGTAATCGATATTGATACTAAAGAAGCACATGGTCATGACGGTTTTAGGTCAATTGATGAGTATGCACATAAGGATTTGTTGATACCAACACTTGAACAGGAAACTGCTTCAGGTGGTAGACAGATGATTTACTTCAAACGTTCGGATATGGATATGACTCAACACATTGGTTGGATGCCAGGTGTTGACGTTAAAGCTCATGTTAATAATTATTTCATGATTGCACCAAGCGAGCGAAAAGGTAAGCAATACAAATGGCTTAACCATAACCCAATAGTCACTCCTAGCAAGGAATTAATTGAATTAATTAGTAAAAAAACGATTAGTCAGTCTTCATATAATCACAGCAATTATAAATTTAGTGATGAGAAGACAGCCACATCTGAATTGTTTGAATCAATTGTAAATGGATTGGGCGAAACAGGTGGCAGAAACAATGCCTTAGCAAGTTTTGTGGGTGGACTATTGTTCCGTAACGTTGAGGTTAAAACAGCCTATGAACTGGCTAAACAAGCTAATAATAATACACCCAAGTCTTTACCATCTAATGAGTTTGAAAAAACTTTCGAGTCAATGGTTAAAAAAGAAATCAGAAGGAGAGGAGGAAACAAATGAGTTTAGAAGAATCAATGAATATTCTTTCAGAAATGCAAAAAAAAGATAAGCCTAAAAAAATAGTTAATATGCCTATTCCATTTGAATTGAATGCAAAAGATGCTATAAAGACTAACAGCTTAAAAAATATCGGGTTAATTCTTGAAAGAGATCCAATGTTAAAGAATGTTTTTGCATTTAATGATTTCACTCATGAAATAGGAGTTGTTAAAGATATTCCTGATTTAAATATAAAAAAAGGTCAAATGTTAGATGATTATGATCCAGCAATTCTAAGGTATGTTGAAGATAAATATGGCGTATTTTTTAATAGAAATTTACTTCAAATGGCAGTTACTAATGATGCACGAAAGAGAGAATATAATCCGGTTACAGATTACTTTGATTTTGTGTATATGAATTGGGACGGTAAAAAACGTGTAGCTGACTTTCTACCCACATTTCTAGGAGCTGAAAAATCAGATATAACAACACTTATAACCAAATTGTTTTTTACAGGAGCTGTTTCTAAAGCTTATGAACCTGATACTAAGTTTGACTTTGTATTAGACCTAGTAGGAGGACAAGGAGCTGGTAAAACAACGTTCTTAATCAAAATGGCTAAAGATTGGTATACAGATCAGTTCTCAGACTTCAAGGATAAGGATAGTTACTCAGTAATGCTCAGAAATTTAATCGTTAATGATGATGAAATGACGGCAACTAATAATAGTAGCTTTGAGAGTTTGAAGAAATTCGTATCAGCACAAGAGTTAGAATTTAGACCACCTTATGGAAAGAAGTCAATTAGATATGATAAGAACTTTGTTTTAGCTAGGACAACTAATGAAATGACTTATTTAAAGGATAGAACTGGTGAACGGAGATTTTTACCTATCAAAGTAGATAGTAGTAAACAGCTTATGAGTCCGTTTACAGACTTAACTGATGAGGTTATTGATCAAATGTGGGGAGAATTTACAAGTTATTATCAACATAGTTTTAGTTTTGGCCTTACTAAAGAACAAGAAAATTTATTAACTGAACATCGTGAAGACTTCATGTATATAGATGAAGTAGAAACGAAAATTGATGAATGCTTAAATGATTGGCCAGATGATTTTATTAGTAGCAGTCAAGTAGCTAAATATTTAGGTGAAGAAAACTTAGTTAAAAATAGAAGATTAGCAAAGAAGATTAAATACGTAATGGATAACAAATTTGGATGGACATACGTAAAAAATCCAAAACGAGGATATAGAAAGGACACTAAATAGACACTAATAGGCACTAAAAATAGACTTAGTGCCTAGTCTCTACCCTTAGAGCTTCAAGGCTTATATAAATAATAAGGCACTAAAGGCACTAATAAGTAGTATAGGTTATATATATTTATATATTAGGTATATATATAGGGGATAAGAAAAATTAGTGCCTAATGCCTAAATGAGACCTAACCCCTTGAAAGAGTAAGAAAAGTTAACGCCTAGCTTAGTGCCTAGTAGTGCCTGGTAATTATGAATAAATCAGAACAACAAATTCAAAATGATATCCGTGTTGCTGTGAGTTTAGATCATTGCAAAGTATTTAGAGCCAACGTTGGTAGTATTCGATTACCAAACGGTAAGTTTTTTCAAACAGGATTACCAAATGGCTATCCGGATTTACACGGATATAAAATTTCAAACGGTAAGATATTTTACCTTGAAGTTAAAACACCAACAGGTAGACCACGACCAGACCAGATACAGTTTCATAATCAATTGATGTCTGATCATATTATTCACGGTATAGCACGCAGTCCAGAAGATGCATTGAAAATAATAGATGAGGAGCTGGTTGGATATGGATTTTAACCGCCGACCAGCTTAACAAACCAACACATTACAAATATACATCATGACATATAGAGGAGAAAATTATGAGTAAAAGACAATTAAGCATTAAATATAAGGATTTAGTAGATTACGTAAATGAACAGAAGCCCGAAAAAACACTAGTCAAAATTTTAGATGATTCAACTAGACAAGCAAAAGACTGTTATAACCCAGGCAGTAAGTTATGGAGAATTCTTGAAGAGCTTTATACAACTTGTTTATCTGACAACGAAATCATTGATCTAGTTGAAACGATTATTGATATCTATAACAGTAATTACGAACTTGAAGAGACTAAACATTATTGGAAATTAAATATGTTTGGAATCGGCGGTAATAAATTGTATGCTTTCAAATTCTATTTACCTGACCGTACAGTTGGTATTGTTTCAGAAGATGATGTCTTAACTGCTGGTAAATTTACTAGGAATGAATTGACTGAAATGTTAGCTAATACAGATACAAATCTTACTATTGATAATTTTGACCCCGTGGAGGATTTAGACGAATGAAAAGACAACTAGAAAGTAAATATAAAAAGATAGTAGATTGCATCAATAATGCTAAGCAAAATGATAATTATTTGGGACAAATTCTTAGAGACTATTTAGATGGATTCGGAAGTCTGGGAAATATGTTTACAGAGCTGGACCTCGGAGATACATGGTCGTCTGACGATACTGTAATTCCAATTATTACAGATATTTATTTCGATAATTACGAGTTACAGCAACCTAAACATATGTACAGACTGGCTGATATCGATTCAGACAAAGGAGCTATCTATTTAACGCTTAAGGATGACTACTATACATTGCAAGTATGGTCTTATTCCACTAACAAATATCAAGAATTAACAGATAAACAATTTCAAGAATTCCTAAGCCAACATACTAAATTTACAGCCGACATGTTCGAAAAAATGGAGGTGTAAAACATGGTTTCAATAGTTCCAATTGTATGTGATATTGAATCAGATTATGGCAGCGTTAAAAATGCTGATTTGTTTGATAAACGATTAGTTGAAATTCGTAAACGATTCAATCACGGTATTGATCCAATTGTTAAGTCAGAGCTAGGAATTGATATTGAAGTAGCACAACGCTTGCTTGATTCAAAAATGACTAAATCTAAAGTAGCTGAAATGCTTGGAATCAAAGAATATCAATTAAATAGATACATCATTAATGGATATCTCACATATGAAAATCACAGAGGGAAATCAACAGCTAAGAAATCAAGATTCCAACTTTACAAAAACGGCGACTATGTTGTTTCAGGCACATATTCAGAAATTTCGGAAACGACTGGAATTTCAGCCAATTCTCTAAGATACTACCGTTCAAATAAATATAAGCAAAGACATCACACGGTTAGATATCGAATGGTGCCAATCAAATAGGAGTAAACAACTATGGGTTCAGAAGAATTTGCAGAAGCTTGGATATTTTATTCAAAAAAAGAGGAGAACAAAGACATGACAGAAAAACGAGTATTAAACGGTTACAGCAAGGACGTACAAGTAGATTTTAAGAAATTAAGTGAGGACTATGATTTTCCACTATATGAAATTATGGAAGACTCATTTAGACATTTACCAGCTTTACAGAATTTAATAGATGTAATTCAAGATGAAGATGATGACAAAAGATTACTTCAAGATATTGCTGATTACATTAATGGCAAAGCTAAGTTTTCTGAACAAAAATATTATATTAAAATGCCTAAAGTAAATTATCCCTATCTTATACGAGATATGGGCGGCAAATTTGATCACGCTCAATCACCTGATATATTAGGCAGTGGTGAAAATAGCTTTACTGAACAAGAAATCAAAGCTATCGATTCAAGATATATGGTATTCGCTGTGCCAGTGGAGGCAGACGATGAATAAAGAAAAAGTAATAGGCATTTCAAATAGACTAAACAGCATCGTAGATGAAGCTAACAGACATCCTAATGGTAATCCGGGGCATATTACATGGAGTAAGGCGGTTTATGCAATTGAATGTCTATCTAAAGAAGTTAATTCAAAGCCTGTTATGCCTGAAGTTTTTGATGACTTTGCAAAGAAGTTTGATTTAACGATTCAACAAGGCGAACAAAGTTTAGATGAAGCATTAAACGAAATTTATATGATGTATATGCATGGCGGTAGTAAGTTCAATGATTTAGAAGACTATATGAGAAGTCATGGAGATGAAGAATTTTACACCAAGTGTGTCGATGCACTAGTAAATGGTTATGAGGTGGAGCATGGCTAAATGGGTAACGGTACGTATTAATCACGAGACAGGAACTACATTGGAAACCTTAAAGATAAATCGAATTAAAGGGATGTATACATCTTCAATAATAATGAATATCAATTACTTCATAGCGTATGATGGTATGTTTGGATATCAAGCTTTGGAAACTACTAAGGCTGATTATAAATTGTTAACAAGAATTTTAGAGCTACCAGAATTAAACGTTTGAGAGGAAATTAAATGATAATTGATGAATTTGCAAGAAAGACCGCCGAAATACAAGAACTTTTAATGAATAATGATAAGTGCTTGTTAGAAGAGAATAAGCAATTGAAGGAACGAATTAGTAAGCAAGAACTTAATTGGAAGTTAGTTGAAGGTATTGGTTATGGGATTATTGTAAGTACAATTTTTATTAACAATTTGGATAATTAGACAACAAAAAAGCCACCCACAAATGTGAGCAGCTAATTAATTGGTTCCAGCAAATCAATTATATCACTACGGGGGCTGTATTAATGGGATTATTTCCAGAACTAGACGAAGATCAAACAATTAAAAACGTTAAATACTATTTTGAACACGAGTTTCCAAGGTTAAAGGTTCGCTCACATATGAATATTGCTTCTATACAGTCGCCCAGTTTTGATACAGTTGGAACTTCAGGAACGACTAGAAATACGCAAGAAGACAAAATTATGGGGCAATTGTGGGCAACAGATTTGGTTAAGGCTACTTATAAAATGGTAGAGCGTATGCCAGATGGACCAGATAACCATTATTTTAAAACAATTATAAAATATTGCTTTTTGTATGGAAAAGGTAATACCGTGGCTTTAGAACAGACCGGGTATGAATCATCGAGATATTTCGAATGTAAAAGAATGGCTATGTTGTATTTCGCCGATTCATTCAGCGATTATTATGACATGGAAGTAAATGTTATGAAAAATGAAAATAGTGGAGTTTGAGTGGACAAAGTCCGTAGGACATTCGGAGTGATTCTGAGTAATATTGGTATCGTAGAAAAGATTAGATATGCGGTTACTCTACCGTTTAAAAGGAGCTCATTTGTTAGAAGAGTTATGATAACGCTCTTCATTTCGTGAGAACGCGTGGGCGAGTTAATAAAGACCAATTTTAGATAGACGTTCCTTCCCAGGACTTAATATTATTTTACATGCTACTTCGATTAACTTCAGGTTCAACTCCTGGTTCTCACATTGGCCGGCGGAAAACGGCCATAAAATATAAAGGAAAGCCTCGTTTTTCCTTTTTGTAAATAACATATAGTATATGAATACGGTAGCGACACTAATTCATATACAACAGTAGCTAGTGGCGCAAAGGGTAACGTAGTCCAGCTCTCTTAAAAGCAGAGTTCTAGATAATATCTTTGAAGGGTATTATCACGGATAGGTTTTGATTAGTTTATAAATCCCGGGAAACTATTCAAGGAAATCCTGGTGCAAGGTTCGATTCCTTGCCTAGCTATATATGATTATGAAAACAGCCTTTTGGTAATGATCATAGTCATTAATGGTATTAACATAGGCCTAGCCTGGTGAATACTTAATTATATTAGCCGTGAAACTTACGCCGACTATTCGTACGTTGGCTGACATCGTGATGATGAGGGGGCAGACGTGTTACCGTTAAGGCTAATCGTAGTGTGATAGTTCACTAAACTGAACGGTTCTCTAAGCAGGACGGGTAAGGACGTGGGTTCGAATCCCACTCACACTATATCAATTAGATCAGTCAACTATGGCTGGTCTTTTTATTTTGGAGGAAAGCGATTATGTTCGTTAGAAGATGTAAGCATAGTGGCTGTCATAACTTAGTGAGTGGTAACAGTCCATTCTGTAGCAAACACATGGCAGACCTATCAGCATATGAAGAACGTATAGCGAAGCAACGTTCACATATCAAGAGACATCAGCAAGAGTACAATGCTACTGCTCGTGCTGCTAATGATGAACGCAAGCAACGTGACGGCTTCTATCATTCAATAGAATGGAAGCACATCCGATTGTCTGTACTTGAGCGTGACAACTACGTTTGCCAATACTGCTATCGCTTTGGCATTGTGAGACCAGCCAATACAGTTGATCATATCGTACCAGGTCAAGTAGCACCGGAGCTTATCCGAGACACTTCTAACTTAGCTACAATCTGCCGTGAATGTCACAGGCGTAAGACAGATTGGGAACATAAGTTCTACCACACAGGATACAAAAATAATAATCAAAAAATACAAAAAGATATTTTATTAAAAGGCATTTCAGAATTGCCGAACTTTTCAAAATAGACCCCCGCCTACTGTCTCTAGGGAGACAGCTCGCATAGTGGGCATGAGCTTTAAAAAAAGTCCGAAAATTAAACTTTTAACGTAGGAGGTGAGAGTATGAACCCAAGAAACGCAGGTAGAAAGCCTAATTTAGCTGTTGTAGACCCACGACATCCAGAACAAAAGGCACGTCAAACTGCCGTCAAACAAGCTAGAAAGAAGCTTAAAAAGCTACCTAGTAGAGCACCAAGCTATTTAATGCCAGAAGCTAAGAAATTGTGGAAGACATTAGTGCCACAGCTTGAATCAGTCGGATTAGTTAGCGTTTTAGATCAAACTAATCTCGAATTATTCTGCACACAGTATGCCATGTACTTAGATGCAGTTAATAGTATTTCAGAACATGGTCAAGTTTACATGGATGAGAATGGAAATCTCAAAAAGAACCCAGCCGTTGGTATTATTGATAATTGTTCTAAAACTTTACGCTCATTAGGTATGACTTTGGGAATTGATTTTAACTCTCACTCTCAACGTATTGGTGTAAGTGGAAATGATTCCAACGATATTGATATTCAAAAAGAATTGAAGAAGTTTGGAGGCTAGTTGATGGACTTATCAAAAATAAAACGTAGTCAACGACCACTTGAACTTTTAAAAGAGTACCGTTCAAGAAACTTCAGTGACATTAAAGAAAAATACAAAGATGAAGGTACAAAATATGCTTTTAAAGTTTTAGATTTAGAAGTTATCTCTGGTTACAATATGAAACTTGCAGCATACAGACAATTGAGGGACCTTCAATGTGTCGAAGACTCAACTTATAACTATCCTTATTACTATGATGTTGAAAAGTGTCAACAAGTTTTAAACTTTGCAGATATTTGTCCAAACGTTGATACAGGAGAGCCGGTGCCTTTAATGGATTGGCAAAACTTTATACTTTGCTTAATGTTTGGCTGGCGAGAAATTAAAACAGGAAATAAACGTTATGGTTCAGTTATTATTTCTGTTGCTCGTGGACAAGGGAAAACTTATTTAATGTCTATTATTGCTTGCTATTCTTATCTAATCGAAACTATGGGACTGGATAATCAAGATCTCATGGTTACTTCAAACATCACTGATCAAGCAAGAAAAATCTATGGCTATATTTCAACCATGATGAACAAAATCATTGATAAGAATGTCGTATTTAATGAAGTAAAGAATAAAACCGATTTAGATGTTCAATACAATAAGGTAATTCAGCGTAAAACTAATAATAGATTGTTACAGCTATCGGCAGAGAGTGGTAAGTTTGATTCTTACCACTTTTTGTTTGCCGTCTATGATGAAGCTGGAGAAACTAATCACTCTGTTGTTACTAGTAAAATTACATCCGGTCAAGTTAAAGTTCCTAATTCGCAGTTCACTCAAATTTCTACTGCTTATCCCGATTCTACAGTTCCTTTTAAACAAGAGGAAGATTCCATCATTAAAATTATGGAATGTGACGAACATGAAGAGGGCGACCGTAAATTAGTTTTAATTTGGGCTCAAGATAGTGAAGATGAAATGAATGATCCTGAAACTTGGGCTAAAAGTAATCCTTTACTATTACTGCCAAGCGAACATGATAATTTGATGTCAGGCTTGAAACAGGAGCTTGATGATAAGCGCTTGTCGGGTGAAGAGTTTAGATTTGCTAATAAGAATTTAAATCTATGGCTAGACTACAAGACTAATTCATATATTGATTTAGATGATTGGGAAGCTACTACTTCTACTACTGATTTTGATATTAAAGGTAAAGACGTATATATCGGCTTTGATGCCAGTCTTACATCCGATAACACTTCACTAACGTTCATCTTTCCTTATAAAGAGAACGGCATGGAACGGTACCATATCATGCAGCATTCTTTTATTCCATGGAAGTTAATGGGTTCCATTTCAGCAAAGGAAAAATCAGATGGTATTGAGTATCGTAAGTTTGCCGAACTAGGCTATTGCACAATTACTAATAATGAACGTGGACTTATTAATTTAGATCAAGTCTACACGTGGCTTATGACATTCGTAGAGAAAAATAAATTAAATGTATTGTTCTTTGGTTATGATGCTTTAAGAACCAACAATTTCACTCAAGCATTAAACGACAAGACAGACTGGAACATTATGCCTATTAAACAAACATCATATGTTTTAACTGAATCAATTAAATACATTCAGGATAGTTTCTTCCACAGAAATATTTCTCATGAAGACGATGAAATTATGAAGAAAGCATTAATGAATGCTGAAGTTGGTGAGAACAGAGCTGG
Proteins encoded:
- a CDS encoding terminase large subunit, which codes for MDLSKIKRSQRPLELLKEYRSRNFSDIKEKYKDEGTKYAFKVLDLEVISGYNMKLAAYRQLRDLQCVEDSTYNYPYYYDVEKCQQVLNFADICPNVDTGEPVPLMDWQNFILCLMFGWREIKTGNKRYGSVIISVARGQGKTYLMSIIACYSYLIETMGLDNQDLMVTSNITDQARKIYGYISTMMNKIIDKNVVFNEVKNKTDLDVQYNKVIQRKTNNRLLQLSAESGKFDSYHFLFAVYDEAGETNHSVVTSKITSGQVKVPNSQFTQISTAYPDSTVPFKQEEDSIIKIMECDEHEEGDRKLVLIWAQDSEDEMNDPETWAKSNPLLLLPSEHDNLMSGLKQELDDKRLSGEEFRFANKNLNLWLDYKTNSYIDLDDWEATTSTTDFDIKGKDVYIGFDASLTSDNTSLTFIFPYKENGMERYHIMQHSFIPWKLMGSISAKEKSDGIEYRKFAELGYCTITNNERGLINLDQVYTWLMTFVEKNKLNVLFFGYDALRTNNFTQALNDKTDWNIMPIKQTSYVLTESIKYIQDSFFHRNISHEDDEIMKKALMNAEVGENRAGIEIGKSKQSLKIDVVDALIDAMYQAMYYFNDMRDRDDPLSRYSDDDIKKYLNSGKFSF